The segment ACGTATTTTTAAGTCTGAAAATCAACGTGTTGCTGTAGCTGCCGTTGTTTTTGATGGCCTATCAAGCTATGAGGCTGAAAAACGTTACGAACTTCCTAAAGGCACATTATCACGTAACGTGCGCAAATATAAAAATGAAGTAAAGTACATTGAATCTGTAACAGCAGCTTAATCTGCATTATAGAAATAATAAGCTTTCCCATACATATGTCTGTATAGATAAAAAAACAAACGAAAGCTTAATACCGGTGAGTATAAAAAAGGAGAGTATCAACTCTCCTTTTTTATTGCTCACTCTTTATTTACCGGATCTAAATCTGACAGTAAGAACAAAGAAACTAACCGCAATAATGAATAATCCCATTAATGTTGGGGTACCTATTGCCAATAATGTTCCCCATGGATGATCACTCATTAATATATTAATTGACAGATTGTTGACTTGACTTATCCAATCACCAATGGCTGTTGAATTAAAAACAATAGATCCCATTATTTTAATAAGTATGATAATCACAAATATTGTAATTAAGGGATGTTCATTAAATTGAGAAATAAAGAATATAATACAAGCGACAGGCAATAACGCTAAACTCATGGCTGCCATTGTCGATATAAATTCAACATAATGCTGACCCAATGCCACAAGATTAACTGAGTAATCCGCTAATAAACTTTGTGGAATAAACCATTGTCCGACAAACCAAACGGTTAGATCAGCAAACAACAATAAGAAAGAAGCAATGATCGGTATAATAACTAAGGCAAAAACAAGTTTGACAGCTATCGCTTTAGCATCCGTCACCGGCATTGAATGCCAAAAAGCTAAACTGCCCTCTTTTCTCTCTTTCGACAATGTTCTTGCTGTATAGGTAAAAAAGCAAACTAACGTCACCAACCCTGCCAGCATAAAATTAATTACCCCAACAATACCCGCAAATGAATCGCTATCAGTAAAATTTGGCGACCAATTTTCAAGCCCAGATGTTTGCACATTAAATGATAAATTGTGGCTATTACTTATAATTAATACGATGCAAATAATCGAAAAAGCAGCAAGAAACAGTGGCAAACGAGTGACAAGCTTATGCTCAAGCAATTCTTTAGTTAACAATGCTTTTATTGGGTTCATAAAGCCTCCTGTTGCTTGGCAATAAATATATCAGCAAGACTTGGCTTAGTAACTGTACCTAACATTGCTAATTCAGTTGGTGAAATATTTTCAAACAATAAACGGTGTTGGCCTAAACCTGCTTTACAGCTAATCGGTTTTAACTTTTTAGCTTGATCAATATGTTGATCTTCAACCGAAAGGATATCAAAACGCTCGGATAAATCGCTAAGTTGTCCTTGTAATACAGATCGCCCTTTTTTCAACACCAACACATCTGTCAGCATATGAGCTATTTCATCAACTTCATGACTTGCAATAATCAACGCTCTTTCACCGTCATGGAACCATTCCATTAAATAACGATAGAAGGTTTCACGGTACATTAAATCAAGACCTAGCGTCGGCTCATCAAGAATTAAAACATTCACATCTGTCGACATTACTAGCGCAAGGTGCAACTGTACTTTCATTCCTTTAGATAACGCAGCAATTTTACTTTTTAATGAAATATTGGTCTGGGCTAAATACGCTGTCATCTTTTGTTGATCATAACAAGGATGCACACCTTGTACATATTTCATTACTTGCTTAACGGTCATCCATTCCGGTAATACTGCAACATCAGATATATAGCCAAGACGCTCTACAATTTTTGCCCGTTGTTTTTGTGGTGATAAACCAAAAATAGTTAATTCACCGCTATGGTTATGCATACCCAGCATAGCTTTAATTAATGTCGACTTTCCTGCGCCATTATGACCAAGTAAGCCTAAAATCTGTCCCGATTTTAGCTCAAAGCTAATATCACTCAATACTTCATTATTTTGGTACGTTTTACTGATGTGTTGGGCTGAGATAAATGTAAGATCTACATAGCTTTTATTCACGTCCGTTTCCTTTGGAAATACCTAATAACGGTTATTATTGGCTTGTTTGTAGTAAGAGTAACGAGAAGATCGGCAAGGAACAACTGTTATAAAGAGAATGGCTTTGTATAGTTACATTTTTATAAAAAACCGGCAAAAACTGAACAGTATTTGTATTTAGGTGACATATATGAGGATAAAAGGTTGATAGAACTCAGGTTAGTAATAAAAGATCTCACTTATGCAAAGTGCTAAATATAAAACACTTTCATAAGAGTAAATAGCATTAACAACTTAGAGCTATTCTTTTCTCGATTATTTAACTAATGCGGAATCATCTTTATATTAAAAGAGATATCGCGATAATAGCAGTTTAAAGCAATATATAGGCTTATAGACAGCATCAACAAGCGTACACAGAGTATTGAATAAGAGCACACTCTGTATACGACAGCAATTTTAAAGTAATAAAGCAATCTATTAGGAATGCGATATATAATTTACATATAAAAGACGATACAAACCTTGTTGTATATTCTATATATAATTATAATTCTGTTTATAAATCAATAAACTGCTTGTTACTGTTTAATCTTCATATTCATCATCTAATAGCTCATAAGGAGAAACATTATCTTTTTCCATCATGGCTAATATTTCAATCATACGCGTATGGCGTGATTCTTGTTTAAATTCATGCAGAACAGCAATAAGATTGTTTATTTTTTGGAGTGGAATTCTTTTAATCACTGCTTTTTGACGACCAGGGACTTCATCGGCAAAATCAATCAAAATCTGACGGTAGTCGACACGTGTTTCTTTAACAACGCCCGTCTCTTCTACACTTTTTAACATTGCACTCAGCGCTTTTTCTGCAGCTGCGAAACTATCCATTAATTACCTCGAGGACACAAATTCGCTACGGTAGAAAGTACCGTATCATTTATTCGTAAAATTACTAATACCAAGCTTGATGTTGCATTAGTTTCTACATATTTAGTCTTAATGATATTAACATCCCAACAAAGAATCGTGGGCTGATAACTGTAAACACCAATGAGTTGTTCACCAAGTAGGTCTGATTCTTTAATTATAATTGAAATTTACAATTTCGTATAACAGGGAGTGTTACTTGGACAGATATTACTCTCTGTTGTGATGATTGTGAATACATAATTAAGTAAAAATTTAATTCGGAGCCTAGAACGAACAGACCCTTTATCGAATTGTACAAAAAAAAAAGGCACTATAATGACTCTTAACTCATATTTATAACCAAAATCACATATTCATATTTTTCACTATCACAATGTTTCAATTGAAATTTGTCTAAGAGGGCTTGTAGATACCTAAAATCTGACTTTTACAACTGCAAAAAGTCACAACTATTAAGGTTTATAAAATAATAGACTATAGTTAGCGCCATATCATCTTTGTTATAGGTTTTACTGTGCGTAAACATCAACAAACACTAACAGCACTTTGCTTAGGTACACTTTTCTCTTTCTCAAGTTTTGGCTCTTATGCCTCTATTTCAACATCTGGTGGTTTTACTGCATCACAAAATTGCGAAGCCTTCCAATCCTTTCGTAAGCAAACGAATCCTGATGACACTAAACTTATTGTCGGTAAACAATATCAAATAAAAGCACTCAATGAACGCGACTATAGCTGGGTTCATATTCTTGTGCCTGATGCTAAGCCTGCTATTCGCTGGGTAAGTAAAGACTGTGGTACTGTTAATTTAAGCCAAAATCTCACCGAGCCAGCCAAAAAGCATGACAACAAATATTCGAACTCACGTAAAAGTTGCAGCACTGTGGGAGATTTTGATTCTTATGTCTTAGCTCTTACTTGGCAGCCAGGTTTTTGTGAGCACTTTAGCTATAAAGGTACAAAGCCTGAATGTAATGCAATTAACGATGGTAAGTTAAAAATCACCAACCTAACATTGCACGGCCTGTGGCCGAATAAAGCAAGTTGTGGAACCACCTATGGTTACTGTGATCGTTACGCTCGATTAGACCTTTCTCGTAATACCATAAACCAAATTGCGCCGTGGATGCCTAACTTCTACTATCAAACAAAATTTGGTGAATATGAGTGGAAGAAGCATGGTACTTGTCAAACACGTAATGCTAACGACTACTTTATAACAGCAACGAAACTGGTTGAAAAAGTAGACGCCTCTCCTATCGGACTATTTATTAAAGATAATATTGGTCGTAATGTCTCTGTATCTAGTTTCAAGAAAAAACTCGTTTCCAGCTTTGGTAGTAATGCCGTCGATCGGATCAGCTTATCTTGTACTCAGGGTAAATACCTTAATGAAGTACGTCTTAATTTAGGAAAAGACATCGATTTGAGTAAGCCGATTGTTGATTTACTCAATGCAGGTCCTAAAGGCAGAGCATTTTACGGAAACTGCCGTAAAATGATTTATATCGAAGATTCTGGTAAGTAATATAACAAGGGATAAACATTGTTTATCCCTTACTTTTTTGTTTCTATTTTTAAGCTGTGTAAATACTATTCAATATAATAATGTAATGACTATTTATCTCCGTTTAAAATCATCTCAATCAACTGTTAATTCTCTTATCTCGCGTTTTATAAAAATATAAAATACCAACTGAAAAGTTAAAAACACTTGAATATTCTTAACCTATAATAATGCACAGCGTTTATTTGAGTAAGTTCAACATGACCGAGCATAAAAATATAACCAATTGATTTAAAGAACAAAAACACTATAATAAAGCACGGAATGTAACACGTTACATAGATTTGATTCTTTTTTTGTGATATAAATCCGCTTGGATTTTTAGTGATTCGTGCTACCTTGCATCGCCTTTAGAGCAGCTAAGTCGGTGAGATGTTAGATGGTTGTGATATGTTCATAATAGAATATTCATTCAATATTAATTATAAAAAATATCATCATACAAGCCGATAAATTAAGAACACTCACTAAATATGAATGTTCCTATTCACTTAATTATCTTGATGATTAAGTTTTATTTACAGGAAAAATTATGAATTCTACGAATGAAAATTTGCTTACAACTATTAACGATAGTCTGTTAGCAATCATTGGTTCAATCAATGGTGTACTGTGGGGACAGGTATTAGTGTACTTACTCGTAGGTGTGGGTATTTATTTCTCTCTACGTTTAGGGTTTATACAAATCCGTCAATTCGGACATGCGATTAAGGTACTTAAAAGTGGTCGTGAACTTGAAAATGGAATCAGTTCATACCAAGTATTTTGTACATCAATGGCTGCGCGTGTTGGTACCGGTAATATGGCAGGTATTGCAGTAGCCTTAAGCATTGGTGGACCTGGTGCTATTTTCTGGATGTGGGTTATTGCTTTATTTGGTATGGCAACCGCGTTTATTGAATCAACGCTTGCGCAAGTATACAAAGTAAAAGACGTTGACGGTCAATACCGTGGCGGCCCTGCTTATTATATGGAAAAAGGCTTAGGCAAGCGTTGGATGGGAACGCTATTTTCTATCTGCTTAATTATCGCGTTTGGCTTTGTATTTAACGCAGTTCAAGCAAATACGATTACAGATGCGCTTCACCACTCTTTTGGTTTTAATGAAACAACTCAAGGCATCGTACTCGTCATTTTTTCTGCTTTCTTTATTATGGGCGGTCTTCGCCGTGTTGCTTCAGCATCAGCTAAAATTGTTCCAGTGATGGCAATTGGTTACCTCGCTATTGCTGTTATCGTCGTAATAATGAATATCACAGAAATCCCTGCTGTTCTTTCTCTTATCGTAAAAAGTGCATTTGGTTGGCAGGAAGCTGCTGCTGGCGGTGTCGCATTTACAATTTCACAAGCAATGCAAACAGGTATTGCACGTGGTTTGTTCTCAAATGAAGCAGGTATGGGCTCGGCTGCTAATATCGCAGCAAGTGCAACACCAAACCCTAACCACCCTGCCTCACAAGGCTTCGTGCAAATGCTCGGTGTATTTGTTGATACCATTGTTATCTGTACTGCATCTGCTGCAATGATCATGCTTTCAGGTGTAATGGATATGCCAAATGCGGGTCAAGGTATTAGCTTATTACAAACCGCACTTTCTAACGAATTAGGTAACTGGACAACATACTTTATTGCCGCAGCAATCTTGTTATTTTGTTTTTCATCAATTATTGCAAATTACTCATACGCAGAAACAAACATCATGTTCCTAAATGGTAATACCAAAAAAGGTCTGATGCTTTTCCGCTTGTGTGTACTAGGCATGGTGATGTTTGGTTCAGTCGCTTCTCTACCAGTGGTTTGGAACTTAGCTGATGCATCGATGGGCTTAATGGCGTTCGTTAATATCGTAGCGCTAATTTTCTTATCAAAATTAGCTATCCGCGTTATTAAAGATTACGAGCACCAGCTAAAACAAGGAAAAACACCTGAGTTTGACCGTTCTAAATTCCCAGAGCTTGAAGATCTTGATGGTGCATGGCACCCAGATACAATTGCGAAAGCGCGCCGTAAACACGGTAACCATTTCGCTAAATAATCTGTAATCATTTTTAAAAGCCAGTATTGATATTCAATCCTGGCTTTTTTATGGATACGGTATTACATCTTCAATTGTTGCTTAATTGCAGCAACCATCTCATTACTTGTTGGTGATAGGCTTGATGGAAATACGCCTACTACTTGCCCTTGTTTATTTAACAAATACTTTTGGAAATTCCACCCAACCGACTTACCAGACTGTGCGATTAAATGTTTATATAATGGATTGGCCTTACTTCCCTTAACACTTGTTTTTGTCATCATAGGAAACGTTACGCCATAATTGCTATAACAGATATTAGCCGTTTGCTGATCGCTGCCTCTATCTTGTTTAAAATCATTAGATGGAAAACCAATAACCACCAATCCACTGTCTTTATACGTTTTATATAATTCTTCCAGCTGTTTAAATTGAGGTGTAAAACCACATTGGCTAGCCGTATTCACCACTAATACCACTTTCCCAGTTAAATGTTGGCAAAAGTCATAATACTCATCGCTGTTGAGTTTTTTTAAAGAAGATTGATAGAGCGTTGGGCAACTCGAAGCATTCGCGGATGTCGTAACGAGAGAAGTAAAAAGGATCGAACTGACTAATAAAATAAGTCGTAAGATAAAACGATTATTGCTAACCACTTGCATGCTATTTCCCTTCTATTTATCAATTAATTATTTTGCTAATTGACCAATAATACGAAAAAGGGCTAAAGAAAGTTTATTTCTTTAGCCACTATTGAAGAGAATAAAACATTAGATATAACCGTTTTGAAATTTCCACGCCTCACTCATCTTGTCAATAACACAAGCAGGCAATGGTCGATGTGCTTTAGCTGGCTGCGTAGCAATATTTCGATAACCGCACCGTTTTAAGCGCAAATCAAACGCACGATCGATTTGCATTCCAGCACGAGCGAGATCCCAACGAAATACTCGGAGTGCTAAATATTCATGTTGCTCTAATTCACCTCCAAATGGGTATTTAAGCACTTTATTGTACGCCGTTTTTGCTAAATCGAAGTTCACTTGAATCATAAGTTCCTCCTTAGCTTTCAGCCATTAATATAAATTATCGGCTAACTTCAAGCTAAAACGTTACAGTGTCGCAAGCAAGCTTTTTCACAATAGAAATGACAAGAAAGTGCAAATTAATATAAATAATGTGATGTAAATCTGCTAATAATTGGTTATTAATAGCAAATATGGCTAACAATCAAACAAATCAGAAAGAGATCTACCATCGATTTTGCTTTTAGGTAAGAAAGGCTTTTATCCGTAATTAAGCTGAATTATTATGCTTTATCGAACAACGCTAGGAACTCAATATGCAACAAATTAAAATCGCCGCTAATTCGCAGATTGCCGTTATTTTTAAGACTTGGTCATCTGAATGGGAATCGGAAGTTGAAGCAGATAAAAAAGATGCTGCGAACAAATTCCATACAGTTTATAACATTGCAGCTGAGTTGTTCGCAAAAGGCGGTGAAATTGAAATCTCTTTTATTTCTGCGCTATTTAATGATTGTAAGCAAAAAACTGAAATGGCAGAGCAAATGATCAACAAGATTAAAGCTAGCCTAAAAGATGATCCAGAACGAGCTGAGAAATACATAGCTAAAGTTAATACCGCGGCACAAGATGCTGCATTTTCGATGAACTACCTTGGCCAACTACTCTTAAAATCAGCTTAACCTCACCAATGTCTAGAGCCCTTGTATCAAGGGCTTTATTTGCTGCTATATTCAGCAATATTTAACTAATAAGCACTAAATCTACTTTATACTGTAAATCTTCTTGTCAGCTTTCCTCTATAGGCATACATTACGCCTAATATACCCTTTGCGAATACTTTGGGTTTTATACTGACTCATTTCTATATTTCTTGCGTTTGTACTGTAACTAATGAAAAAGCACTCTCTTCGCTCTCTATGGTCTCGTTGGTTTTCTAACGCGGCAGATATACCTGACTCTATTCGCATTACCATTCCAATGGTGATGTCACTCGGCTTATTCTATTTTTTTGGTTTTACCGCCGCAGGGATCTCAGGACTCATCACCGCTTGGTTACTCGGCACTCAAGCACGCGATCTCCCCTATTTAAAGCGCTTACAAATTTTATCGATCTCAGTCCTTTTAACCGCTTTATCAACCTACCTAGCTTTTAGTGTCTTTGATAACTTATGGCTTAGCTCTCTTACATTATGTAGCATTGCAATTGTATATGGCTTGATGTCTAACCAACGTCCGCATATTCGTTCGTTTGGTTATAATTTTGGTTTTACTTACATTATGTCCATTCACTTTGCGAGCACTGAAAATGCCTTTTTCATTATTCTGATCGCTAACCTGTTTGCGGCGGGAAGTGTAATACTAACGTCACTGACCTTATGGCCTTTTTTCAAAGGACGTATTTTACAAAATCATATAAATTCAGTGACGTTAACTCTTGCTGACTGGCTAAATACAGTACGTTTAACGAATGATGAATCTGTTTTAGAAGAGAAACGACAGCAGTTTTATCTATGTGCACGTAAGGTTGCTTATTACAGTAATTCAATTACTTCAGCTAAACGCACAGAACAAGTACGAATGGATTTACAACGCTCACTTGAAGTTGCTGAATATGTAATTAGTCTTGAGCGTATTTTAAGTTTCAATTTACAAGAAAATACGCGCAGCCGTTTATCTAATTGGATTGAACAAGCTGCGAGAGAAATCAAACAACATCAGCAAATTACAGCGATCTTTGATGTCAACGAGCATAAAAATAACCAATACATTGTTGATTTATTAGAACAACTTAAACGCTGTTATAACTTTTCAACCTTCTCTACACTCGATTACAGTAAAAATATTTATCTTTTCACCTCAGATACGGTGTCCTTTTTACGTAATTTTAAACATGCTTTACACCTTAAATCTAAAGAATGGCGACACGGTGGTAAAATAGCCATTACATTAGCGATTACGCAATTTTTAACGATTTTCTATCAAATCCCTCAAGGCTATTGGATCTCATTAACAGCCTTTATTGTATTACTCACCTCGTCAATAGGTGTAACTAACCACCGCATTTGGCATCGTTTTTATGGTACTGCATTAGGCGGTTTATATAGCTTTGTGTGCTTATATTTTTTCCCGAATCAACACTTGATTATACTAACCAGCATCTCTGTCTTTTTTGCTTTTACGACATACCATAAAGAGCGCTATGACATTCACGTATTCTGGTTAACATCGATGATTGTATTCTCTATCAGCTTACTCTCACCGGATAATACCTATGTGACGTTTTATCGTATCATTGATACCTTATTTGGAGTGACTATTGCCTTTTCTATTAATTATTTTGTCGCGCCAAGTTGGACAATGCGTTGGTTAGATCTCTATATAGCACGCATGATACGCTCACAAATTTTGTACGTAACAGTACTAAATAAGCCTCTCTTTGAGCAGAAACTAAACCTGTATAAAGCACAGGACAATTATTATGTC is part of the Photobacterium angustum genome and harbors:
- a CDS encoding ribonuclease T2 family protein, whose amino-acid sequence is MRKHQQTLTALCLGTLFSFSSFGSYASISTSGGFTASQNCEAFQSFRKQTNPDDTKLIVGKQYQIKALNERDYSWVHILVPDAKPAIRWVSKDCGTVNLSQNLTEPAKKHDNKYSNSRKSCSTVGDFDSYVLALTWQPGFCEHFSYKGTKPECNAINDGKLKITNLTLHGLWPNKASCGTTYGYCDRYARLDLSRNTINQIAPWMPNFYYQTKFGEYEWKKHGTCQTRNANDYFITATKLVEKVDASPIGLFIKDNIGRNVSVSSFKKKLVSSFGSNAVDRISLSCTQGKYLNEVRLNLGKDIDLSKPIVDLLNAGPKGRAFYGNCRKMIYIEDSGK
- a CDS encoding glutathione peroxidase; this translates as MQVVSNNRFILRLILLVSSILFTSLVTTSANASSCPTLYQSSLKKLNSDEYYDFCQHLTGKVVLVVNTASQCGFTPQFKQLEELYKTYKDSGLVVIGFPSNDFKQDRGSDQQTANICYSNYGVTFPMMTKTSVKGSKANPLYKHLIAQSGKSVGWNFQKYLLNKQGQVVGVFPSSLSPTSNEMVAAIKQQLKM
- a CDS encoding ABC transporter ATP-binding protein; protein product: MNKSYVDLTFISAQHISKTYQNNEVLSDISFELKSGQILGLLGHNGAGKSTLIKAMLGMHNHSGELTIFGLSPQKQRAKIVERLGYISDVAVLPEWMTVKQVMKYVQGVHPCYDQQKMTAYLAQTNISLKSKIAALSKGMKVQLHLALVMSTDVNVLILDEPTLGLDLMYRETFYRYLMEWFHDGERALIIASHEVDEIAHMLTDVLVLKKGRSVLQGQLSDLSERFDILSVEDQHIDQAKKLKPISCKAGLGQHRLLFENISPTELAMLGTVTKPSLADIFIAKQQEAL
- a CDS encoding ABC transporter, whose product is MNPIKALLTKELLEHKLVTRLPLFLAAFSIICIVLIISNSHNLSFNVQTSGLENWSPNFTDSDSFAGIVGVINFMLAGLVTLVCFFTYTARTLSKERKEGSLAFWHSMPVTDAKAIAVKLVFALVIIPIIASFLLLFADLTVWFVGQWFIPQSLLADYSVNLVALGQHYVEFISTMAAMSLALLPVACIIFFISQFNEHPLITIFVIIILIKIMGSIVFNSTAIGDWISQVNNLSINILMSDHPWGTLLAIGTPTLMGLFIIAVSFFVLTVRFRSGK
- a CDS encoding FUSC family protein, which gives rise to MKKHSLRSLWSRWFSNAADIPDSIRITIPMVMSLGLFYFFGFTAAGISGLITAWLLGTQARDLPYLKRLQILSISVLLTALSTYLAFSVFDNLWLSSLTLCSIAIVYGLMSNQRPHIRSFGYNFGFTYIMSIHFASTENAFFIILIANLFAAGSVILTSLTLWPFFKGRILQNHINSVTLTLADWLNTVRLTNDESVLEEKRQQFYLCARKVAYYSNSITSAKRTEQVRMDLQRSLEVAEYVISLERILSFNLQENTRSRLSNWIEQAAREIKQHQQITAIFDVNEHKNNQYIVDLLEQLKRCYNFSTFSTLDYSKNIYLFTSDTVSFLRNFKHALHLKSKEWRHGGKIAITLAITQFLTIFYQIPQGYWISLTAFIVLLTSSIGVTNHRIWHRFYGTALGGLYSFVCLYFFPNQHLIILTSISVFFAFTTYHKERYDIHVFWLTSMIVFSISLLSPDNTYVTFYRIIDTLFGVTIAFSINYFVAPSWTMRWLDLYIARMIRSQILYVTVLNKPLFEQKLNLYKAQDNYYVLKGEIFNLLKEPNLSPRTSQDWKSLLVILRRLSDSLLLATKLGLNTPDDNNYTQKWIKQLSDIEKRFPHRYEINQPIEIDTDNYEHSADMLCSLIEEDINQLELWLCYQQAFPLK
- a CDS encoding alanine/glycine:cation symporter family protein — protein: MNSTNENLLTTINDSLLAIIGSINGVLWGQVLVYLLVGVGIYFSLRLGFIQIRQFGHAIKVLKSGRELENGISSYQVFCTSMAARVGTGNMAGIAVALSIGGPGAIFWMWVIALFGMATAFIESTLAQVYKVKDVDGQYRGGPAYYMEKGLGKRWMGTLFSICLIIAFGFVFNAVQANTITDALHHSFGFNETTQGIVLVIFSAFFIMGGLRRVASASAKIVPVMAIGYLAIAVIVVIMNITEIPAVLSLIVKSAFGWQEAAAGGVAFTISQAMQTGIARGLFSNEAGMGSAANIAASATPNPNHPASQGFVQMLGVFVDTIVICTASAAMIMLSGVMDMPNAGQGISLLQTALSNELGNWTTYFIAAAILLFCFSSIIANYSYAETNIMFLNGNTKKGLMLFRLCVLGMVMFGSVASLPVVWNLADASMGLMAFVNIVALIFLSKLAIRVIKDYEHQLKQGKTPEFDRSKFPELEDLDGAWHPDTIAKARRKHGNHFAK